A section of the Phacochoerus africanus isolate WHEZ1 chromosome 4, ROS_Pafr_v1, whole genome shotgun sequence genome encodes:
- the LOC125124054 gene encoding olfactory receptor 4C11-like yields MSMNNSVTEFILFGLTQDAGKQKAIFGVFLILYLATLLGNFLIVVTIKASQILESPMYFFLFYLAFADACFSTTTAPRLIVDALSQKKTISYNECMTQVFASHFFGCMEIFVLILMAFDRYVAICKPLRYTTIMSRQVSGALVKLAWVGSCIHSSAQIFLALRLTFCGPNVIDHYFCDLQPLLKLACMDTYVINLLVVSNSGAICMVSFIILLISYVVILHSLRNHTAEGRRKALSTCTSHLIVVVIFFGPCIFIYTRPPIAFPIDKMVAVFYSIGTPLLNPLIYTLRNAEVKSAMKKVWCGNV; encoded by the coding sequence ATGTCAATGAATAACAGTGTGACCGAATTCATTCTTTTTGGATTGACACAGGATGCAGGAAAGCAGAAAGCAATATTTGGAGTCTTTTTGATTCTATACCTTGCAACATTGTTGGGGAACTTTCTCATTGTAGTGACTATTAAGGCCAGCCAGATACTTGAGAgtcccatgtacttcttcctatTCTATCTGGCCTTTGCTGATGCCTGCTTCTCTACAACCACAGCCCCCAGGTTAATTGTGGATGCCCTGTCTCAGAAAAAGACCATTTCCTACAACGAGTGCATGACCCAGGTCTTTGCAAgccatttttttggctgcatggaAATCTTTGTGCTCATCCTCATGGCCTTTGATCGCTACGTAGCCATTTGTAAGCCCCTGCGATACACAACCATCATGAGCCGGCAAGTCAGTGGTGCGTTGGTGAAACTGGCCTGGGTGGGATCTTGTATCCACTCTTCAGCACAGATTTTCCTGGCTTTGAGATTGACCTTCTGTGGCCCCAATGTGATTGACCACTATTTCTGTGACTTGCAGCCCTTGTTGAAACTTGCCTGCATGGACACATATGTGATAAATTTGTTAGTTGTTTCTAATAGTGGAGCCATATGCATGGTGAGTTTCATAATCTTGCTTATCTCCTATGTTGTCATCTTGCACTCACTGAGAAACCACACTGCAGAAGGAAGGCGGAAAGCCCTTTCCACATGCACCTCCCACTTAATTGTGGTTGTCATATTTTTTGGCCCatgtatattcatatacacaCGCCCGCCAATCGCATTTCCAATAGACAAAATGGTGGCTGTGTTTTATAGTATTGGGACACCCTTGCTCAACCCCCTGATCTATACATTAAGGAATGCAGAAGTAAAAAGTGCCATGAAAAAGGTATGGTGTGGCAACGTGTGA